The following are encoded in a window of Paenibacillus polymyxa genomic DNA:
- a CDS encoding WIAG-tail domain — MKNKSRKTIRNKKPLYSVIDPDMNELSMIQRVKPQPAERETEARLHQVASPPPPTKEEPELKTVVEPEVEVSHETEFEGADAEETQVSIEDPQELEPEPELEPEPEPDPIDVEEILSNKKAPHVNNAFIYTDDLSDFAVTGEKIAPASIDSSKLKQESIHTESLADYAVQTIKIADGAVTSSKIAADSITVEHLSDASVSGNKLQDRSIGGEKLRDGSITPEKLADKIISGDHIANGSIESRHFKQWIVSSDMLQDQSVTSDKIRSGTIQSNNLANEAVDSSKLGDQSVTTSKLRDGAVDGAKIQAGSIESAHLTEHAVHARHLAPGSINRKQLSNGIVGKEQLEEGVVSGRHLESEAVTSAHIQAGAIERKHLSPGSIGEEQIGTGQVTARHLADRSIQSNKLADQSVGSLQIVDQSVTSSKISDQSILPHKIADEAVLTRHIATAAIQGPQISPEAVSSVHLQSEIIRKDHIASEAVTEQHLHSGAVTSEKLGKGAVLEHHVANQAVKENHIASSAIKSDKIADEAVTEPKIATGAVTGNKIAPQAITHAHIATGGIRENHLADNSVGGKALQAQSVDSTHLAQSSVLSKHLGEDSVGTSALQEQSVTADILGEGAVQTAHLASGAVYSHHLQDHAVTSLKLSPESVATDKINDLAITAPKLAEGSVTSSKLSARSVQPWHLTDKAVQSNHLAVEAVEANHLAPESVTSNHLQSASVQTKHLAPDSVSGHALQSESVTSEKLAARAVQASNLAENSVGPGHLAAQAVHTQHLAAGAVQETELAQNAVKSVHLAPESIQSEHLQSGVIQGEHIALQAIATPALQDESVTSAKLSEGSVTPTKLSAHAVQSGHIMDEAVQSNHLAVAAVDSAHLAAGAVTSVHLQASSVLTRHLAPDSVSGRALQAESVTSEKLAARSVQGMNLAEGSIGPSHLSAQSVHTRHLAAGAVQDRALAEGAVKSVHIAPESIQPHHLQIGTIQGEHIASQSISTDALQDESVTSDKLADEGVTAAKLSAHSVQPWHITDEAVQAKHLAEEAVQSNHLARESVTSAHLQASAVLASHLAPDSVSSSALQAESITSEKLAAHSVQATNLAEGSVGPPHLSTQAIHTRHLATGAVQDRALAEGAVKSVHIAPESIQSHHLQTGTIQGVHIASHAISTDALQDESVTSDKLVDEGVTAAKLSAHSVQPWHITDEAVQANHLAEEAVQSNHLARESVRSAHLQASTVLASHLASDSVSSSALQAESVTSEKLAAHSVRALNLAEGSVGPSHLSAQAIHPRHLAPGAVHDRALAEGGVKSVHIAPESIQPHHLQTGTIQGVHIASQAISNDALQDESVTSDKLADEGVTAAKLSAHSVQPWHITDEAVQANHLAEESIQSNHLAPESVTSDHLQASSVFARHLAVDSVSGRALQAESVTSEKLAARSVQATNLAEGSVGPSQLSEHAVHPRHLATGAVQDRALAEGAVKSVHIAPESIQPHHLHLGTIQGVHIASQAISTDALQDESVTSDKLADDGVTAAKISPHSVQPWHITDEAVQANHLAEEAVQSSHLAPESVTSAHLEASAVMTRHIAPGSVSVHALQAGSVNAEKLALRAVRASNLAEASVNSVHLTEHAVHAQHLADGAIQGSALAEGVVQSRHIALDSIQSEHLQAGAIQPQHVGWQAVAEDAIQEGAVTSSKLADGTIQSRHVAEEAIESHHIGEEVIDSHHLKPGSVTLAQLSTDIHLSGLLPEEGVSGDRLQANSISRSHLQAQAVDSEVLSPEAVGPEHLQAAAVQSHHVAEQSIEGHHLVEGSVGSRELELNAVKPEHLSITPVRTCANQPALQQFGRAPFLLKGSEGETEVTIVFGEPFVNPDYTLVAMTNHPLFHATLKSQTPNGAVIVVTKWNETAHNYGIISWIAIG, encoded by the coding sequence TTGAAGAATAAGAGCCGCAAAACCATAAGAAACAAAAAGCCGCTCTATAGTGTAATTGACCCGGATATGAATGAATTAAGTATGATACAGCGCGTGAAGCCACAGCCTGCGGAGAGGGAGACAGAAGCAAGACTTCATCAAGTTGCTTCTCCGCCTCCCCCAACCAAAGAGGAGCCGGAGCTAAAGACTGTTGTCGAACCTGAAGTCGAGGTTTCGCATGAGACAGAGTTTGAAGGTGCGGATGCAGAGGAGACTCAAGTGTCGATAGAGGACCCCCAAGAGCTAGAACCAGAACCAGAGTTGGAGCCAGAGCCAGAACCTGATCCAATTGATGTTGAGGAAATTTTGAGCAATAAGAAGGCCCCACATGTAAACAATGCTTTCATCTATACAGACGATTTGAGCGATTTCGCTGTGACGGGTGAGAAGATCGCTCCCGCTTCCATAGATTCCAGCAAACTGAAACAAGAGAGCATCCACACGGAATCTCTGGCGGATTATGCCGTTCAAACGATTAAGATAGCTGACGGTGCTGTGACTTCTTCGAAGATTGCCGCAGACTCCATTACGGTGGAACATCTGTCGGACGCATCGGTATCAGGCAATAAATTGCAGGATCGCTCCATCGGCGGTGAAAAGCTTCGAGATGGTAGCATCACTCCTGAGAAGCTGGCTGATAAGATTATCAGCGGTGATCATATTGCGAATGGCTCCATTGAGAGCCGTCACTTCAAGCAATGGATCGTGTCTTCAGATATGCTTCAAGATCAGTCGGTCACCTCTGATAAAATTCGCAGTGGTACGATTCAATCCAACAATTTGGCTAATGAAGCTGTCGACAGCTCCAAACTGGGCGATCAATCTGTGACCACTTCCAAACTGCGGGATGGTGCTGTGGATGGAGCTAAAATCCAAGCTGGCAGCATTGAGAGTGCACACCTGACCGAGCATGCCGTTCACGCAAGGCATCTGGCCCCCGGTTCGATTAATCGCAAGCAGCTATCCAATGGAATTGTGGGCAAGGAACAATTGGAGGAAGGCGTTGTCAGCGGGCGTCATCTGGAGTCTGAGGCAGTGACCAGTGCGCACATTCAGGCTGGAGCGATTGAAAGAAAGCATCTGAGTCCTGGCTCCATCGGGGAAGAGCAGATTGGAACGGGCCAAGTGACAGCCCGCCACCTGGCGGATCGGAGCATTCAGTCCAATAAACTGGCAGATCAATCTGTAGGCTCATTGCAAATTGTCGATCAATCCGTCACTTCATCCAAAATATCGGATCAGAGCATTTTACCACACAAAATTGCCGACGAGGCGGTACTTACCAGACATATTGCTACAGCAGCCATACAAGGTCCCCAAATTTCTCCGGAGGCAGTCTCTTCCGTACACCTCCAGTCGGAAATCATTCGAAAAGATCATATTGCATCGGAGGCGGTTACGGAGCAACATTTGCATTCCGGGGCTGTGACGAGCGAGAAATTAGGGAAGGGGGCAGTGCTGGAACACCATGTGGCGAATCAGGCTGTCAAGGAAAATCACATTGCCTCGAGCGCGATTAAGTCTGACAAAATTGCTGACGAAGCAGTGACAGAACCTAAAATTGCCACAGGAGCGGTAACTGGAAATAAGATTGCCCCTCAAGCCATTACACACGCACACATTGCAACGGGGGGAATTCGTGAAAACCACCTTGCCGACAACAGTGTGGGTGGAAAGGCATTGCAGGCTCAATCCGTCGATTCGACCCATCTGGCCCAGAGTTCTGTGCTGAGCAAACATCTTGGGGAAGACAGTGTTGGAACCTCGGCTTTGCAAGAACAGTCCGTTACCGCAGACATACTAGGGGAAGGCGCTGTTCAAACCGCGCATTTGGCCAGCGGAGCGGTGTACTCCCATCATTTGCAGGATCATGCCGTTACTTCACTGAAACTATCGCCGGAAAGTGTGGCCACGGATAAAATCAATGATTTGGCGATTACGGCTCCTAAGTTAGCTGAGGGTAGTGTCACTTCCTCTAAGCTGTCTGCTCGTTCCGTGCAGCCGTGGCATCTTACGGATAAAGCGGTGCAGAGTAACCATCTGGCTGTTGAAGCGGTGGAGGCGAATCATCTCGCTCCGGAATCCGTCACCTCTAATCATTTGCAATCTGCATCGGTCCAAACTAAACACCTCGCCCCCGACAGTGTATCCGGTCATGCACTTCAGTCAGAAAGTGTCACCTCTGAGAAGCTAGCGGCCCGTGCTGTGCAGGCTTCCAATCTGGCAGAAAACAGCGTGGGTCCCGGACATTTGGCTGCGCAAGCCGTACACACTCAGCATTTGGCTGCAGGAGCAGTACAGGAGACGGAATTAGCCCAGAACGCTGTAAAGTCTGTACATCTTGCGCCCGAATCCATCCAATCGGAGCACTTGCAAAGCGGGGTCATTCAGGGAGAGCATATCGCATTGCAGGCTATAGCGACTCCGGCCTTACAGGATGAATCGGTCACCTCTGCCAAACTGTCGGAGGGAAGCGTAACTCCCACCAAACTGTCTGCCCATGCCGTGCAGTCCGGACATATTATGGACGAAGCTGTACAAAGCAACCATTTGGCTGTGGCGGCTGTGGATTCGGCACATCTGGCTGCAGGAGCGGTCACCTCGGTGCATCTACAGGCTTCCTCGGTGCTCACGAGACATTTGGCCCCGGATAGTGTGTCCGGTCGTGCGCTTCAAGCGGAAAGCGTCACCTCGGAAAAGCTGGCAGCTCGCTCGGTACAAGGAATGAACCTCGCGGAAGGCAGCATCGGCCCTTCACATCTTTCTGCGCAGTCGGTGCACACTCGGCATCTGGCAGCTGGAGCAGTACAGGATAGAGCACTGGCAGAGGGGGCAGTGAAGTCCGTGCACATCGCACCGGAATCCATTCAGCCACATCATCTGCAAATTGGAACCATTCAGGGAGAGCACATCGCGTCACAGTCCATATCGACCGATGCTTTGCAGGATGAGTCTGTTACGTCCGATAAACTGGCGGATGAGGGTGTGACTGCCGCCAAGCTGTCAGCACACTCGGTCCAGCCGTGGCACATTACAGACGAAGCGGTGCAAGCCAAACATCTGGCAGAAGAAGCCGTCCAGTCCAATCATCTGGCCCGGGAATCTGTCACCTCTGCCCATTTGCAGGCTTCAGCGGTGCTTGCGAGCCATCTGGCTCCAGATAGCGTATCTAGTAGTGCGCTTCAAGCAGAAAGCATCACCTCGGAAAAGCTGGCGGCACACTCGGTGCAAGCGACGAATCTCGCGGAAGGCAGCGTCGGCCCTCCACATCTGTCCACGCAAGCGATACACACCCGGCACTTGGCAACGGGTGCAGTACAGGACAGAGCGCTAGCAGAAGGGGCAGTGAAATCCGTACACATCGCACCGGAGTCCATCCAGTCGCATCATCTGCAAACGGGAACCATTCAGGGTGTGCATATCGCCTCACACGCGATATCGACCGATGCTTTGCAGGATGAGTCCGTTACGTCCGACAAACTGGTGGATGAGGGCGTGACTGCCGCCAAGCTGTCTGCCCACTCGGTCCAGCCGTGGCACATTACAGACGAAGCGGTGCAAGCTAATCATTTGGCAGAAGAGGCTGTCCAGTCCAACCATTTGGCCCGGGAATCCGTCAGATCTGCCCATTTGCAAGCTTCAACGGTGCTTGCGAGCCATCTGGCCTCGGATAGCGTATCCAGTAGTGCGCTTCAAGCAGAAAGCGTCACCTCGGAAAAGCTGGCGGCACACTCGGTGCGAGCGTTAAATCTCGCGGAAGGCAGCGTCGGTCCTTCACATCTGTCTGCGCAGGCGATACATCCCCGGCATTTGGCACCCGGCGCAGTACACGACAGAGCGCTGGCAGAGGGGGGAGTAAAGTCCGTGCATATCGCACCGGAGTCCATTCAGCCGCACCATCTGCAAACGGGAACCATTCAGGGTGTGCATATCGCCTCACAGGCCATATCGAACGATGCTTTACAGGATGAATCCGTTACGTCCGACAAATTGGCGGATGAGGGCGTGACTGCCGCCAAGCTGTCAGCCCACTCGGTCCAGCCGTGGCACATTACAGACGAGGCGGTGCAAGCCAATCATTTGGCAGAAGAGTCCATCCAGTCCAACCATTTGGCCCCGGAATCCGTCACCTCTGATCATTTACAGGCTTCCTCGGTGTTTGCGAGACATCTGGCTGTGGACAGTGTGTCAGGTCGTGCGCTTCAAGCAGAAAGCGTCACCTCGGAAAAGCTGGCGGCACGCTCGGTGCAAGCGACGAATCTCGCGGAAGGCAGCGTCGGCCCTTCACAGTTGTCTGAGCATGCCGTACACCCCCGGCACTTGGCAACGGGCGCAGTACAGGACAGAGCGCTGGCAGAGGGGGCGGTGAAGTCCGTGCATATCGCACCGGAGTCCATTCAGCCGCACCATCTGCATCTTGGAACCATTCAGGGTGTGCATATCGCATCCCAAGCAATATCAACCGATGCTTTGCAGGATGAGTCGGTTACGTCCGACAAACTGGCGGATGATGGCGTGACTGCTGCCAAAATATCTCCTCATTCGGTCCAGCCGTGGCATATTACGGACGAAGCGGTGCAAGCCAATCATTTGGCAGAAGAGGCCGTCCAGTCGAGCCATCTGGCTCCTGAATCTGTCACCTCTGCCCATTTGGAGGCTTCGGCAGTGATGACCCGGCATATTGCACCCGGGAGTGTATCGGTTCACGCGCTTCAGGCAGGCAGCGTGAACGCTGAGAAGCTTGCGCTTCGGGCGGTGCGTGCTTCGAATCTGGCAGAAGCCAGCGTAAACTCCGTGCATTTGACGGAGCATGCCGTACACGCTCAACATTTGGCCGATGGGGCGATCCAAGGGTCCGCACTGGCAGAGGGCGTGGTGCAGTCCAGGCATATCGCGCTGGATTCAATCCAGTCGGAACATCTGCAAGCAGGGGCAATTCAGCCACAGCATGTAGGCTGGCAGGCGGTGGCTGAGGATGCTATACAGGAAGGTGCGGTGACGTCCAGCAAGCTTGCAGATGGAACGATACAGTCCCGCCATGTGGCTGAGGAAGCTATTGAAAGCCACCACATTGGAGAGGAAGTTATTGATTCGCATCACCTAAAGCCGGGATCGGTGACACTGGCTCAGCTGTCCACAGATATTCATCTCTCCGGACTTTTGCCAGAGGAAGGTGTCAGTGGCGACAGACTTCAGGCAAACAGTATATCTCGCAGCCATCTGCAAGCTCAGGCCGTCGACAGCGAGGTACTGAGCCCGGAAGCTGTGGGACCAGAGCATCTGCAGGCTGCTGCGGTACAAAGTCATCATGTGGCAGAGCAGAGCATTGAGGGTCATCATCTGGTGGAAGGCTCTGTAGGCTCACGTGAGCTGGAGCTGAACGCAGTGAAGCCGGAGCATTTGAGCATCACTCCGGTCCGTACTTGTGCGAATCAGCCCGCATTGCAGCAGTTTGGCAGAGCGCCGTTTCTTTTGAAAGGTAGTGAAGGGGAGACGGAAGTGACCATTGTATTCGGGGAGCCTTTTGTAAACCCAGACTACACGTTGGTAGCGATGACGAACCACCCTCTCTTTCATGCGACGCTGAAATCTCAGACGCCGAATGGAGCAGTGATCGTCGTAACCAAGTGGAACGAAACCGCGCATAACTACGGTATTATTTCCTGGATCGCCATTGGTTAG
- a CDS encoding DUF1540 domain-containing protein: MAKDVLCEVNSCTYWAQENKCSASSIYIVSNRPEDTHKSEETDCKTFEAK, encoded by the coding sequence ATGGCAAAAGACGTTCTGTGTGAAGTCAATTCATGTACGTACTGGGCCCAAGAAAATAAATGTAGCGCTAGCTCCATTTATATCGTAAGCAACAGACCTGAAGACACTCACAAATCCGAAGAAACAGACTGCAAAACCTTCGAAGCCAAGTAA
- the fabV gene encoding enoyl-ACP reductase FabV, whose amino-acid sequence MIIKPRTRGFICTTAHPVGCAQHVQEQIDYVQARPAIQGPRNVLVIGASAGYGLASRITAAFGARANTIGVYRPSNATATRTASAGWYNSAAFEKAAQEAGLKSLSVTGDAFSDEVKAKTVEAIREELGQVDLVIYSVASGRRTNPRTGETFNSVLKPIGQPYTNKTVNFHTGEVSNVTLEPATEEEVQATVEVMGGEDWKLWIDALREGGVLADTATTFSFSYIGSDITQAIYREGSIGSAKDHLEETAHQLNDQLKVTGGRAFVAVTKGLVTQSSSAIPVVPLYISALYKVMKEKGLHEGCVEQSYRLFAERLYAPETPVDEEGRIRIDDWELREDVQAEVEKIWEALTTNNIYELSDLEGYRHEFFQLFGFEFEGVDYDADIDPIVNIPNVR is encoded by the coding sequence ATGATTATCAAACCAAGAACACGTGGCTTTATCTGCACCACTGCTCATCCGGTGGGCTGTGCCCAACATGTTCAGGAGCAAATTGACTATGTACAGGCCCGTCCTGCTATCCAGGGACCCCGTAATGTACTTGTGATCGGGGCATCTGCCGGATATGGGTTGGCTTCTCGCATTACTGCTGCCTTCGGTGCGCGTGCCAATACAATTGGTGTATATCGCCCTAGTAATGCTACTGCCACACGTACAGCATCGGCAGGCTGGTACAATTCTGCTGCATTTGAAAAAGCTGCTCAGGAAGCTGGGCTTAAATCCTTAAGCGTGACAGGCGATGCCTTCTCGGATGAGGTCAAAGCCAAAACGGTGGAAGCCATTCGCGAAGAACTGGGACAAGTCGATCTGGTGATTTACAGTGTCGCTTCAGGTCGTCGTACAAATCCCCGCACAGGCGAAACGTTTAATTCCGTGCTCAAACCTATTGGTCAGCCTTACACAAACAAGACCGTTAACTTCCACACCGGGGAAGTCAGCAACGTGACGCTTGAACCAGCAACAGAAGAAGAAGTACAAGCAACTGTAGAGGTTATGGGTGGTGAGGACTGGAAATTGTGGATTGACGCCTTGCGTGAAGGCGGTGTATTGGCTGATACTGCAACAACCTTCTCCTTTTCGTATATTGGTTCAGATATTACGCAAGCCATCTACAGAGAAGGCAGTATCGGAAGTGCAAAGGATCATTTGGAGGAGACAGCACATCAGCTGAACGATCAGTTGAAAGTTACAGGCGGACGCGCCTTCGTCGCAGTCACCAAAGGACTCGTTACCCAATCTAGCTCCGCTATCCCTGTCGTTCCTCTGTATATTTCTGCTTTATATAAGGTAATGAAGGAAAAAGGGCTGCATGAAGGGTGCGTAGAACAGAGCTACCGCCTGTTTGCTGAGCGTCTGTACGCACCAGAAACTCCTGTAGATGAAGAAGGACGTATTCGTATTGATGATTGGGAACTGCGCGAAGACGTACAGGCAGAGGTTGAGAAGATATGGGAGGCGCTGACGACCAACAATATCTACGAATTGTCAGATCTTGAAGGATATCGTCACGAATTTTTCCAACTGTTCGGCTTTGAGTTTGAGGGCGTAGACTATGATGCTGACATCGATCCCATCGTAAATATTCCTAACGTGCGCTAA
- a CDS encoding DUF4190 domain-containing protein — protein sequence MSDLYKEPRSSDPFQETNDYNAPFNPPPVVPPTNSKAVASMVLGILSVVIPYIGLIIGIVGIILSSLSLKEINRHGEQGRGMAIAGLVCSIIGTLIYTLIIIFIVIVFIVAASSGDPDIFSDI from the coding sequence ATGAGTGATTTGTACAAGGAGCCTCGATCTTCCGATCCTTTTCAGGAGACGAACGATTATAACGCCCCATTTAACCCGCCCCCAGTAGTTCCACCTACGAATAGTAAAGCTGTTGCCTCGATGGTGCTCGGGATTTTATCTGTGGTCATTCCCTATATCGGATTGATTATCGGAATTGTGGGTATTATTTTGTCCAGTCTTTCCCTGAAGGAAATTAACCGTCATGGCGAGCAAGGCAGAGGTATGGCCATTGCTGGATTGGTATGTAGTATTATCGGTACACTGATTTATACACTGATCATCATTTTTATAGTTATTGTTTTTATAGTAGCTGCCTCCAGTGGCGATCCGGATATTTTTTCAGACATTTAA